Genomic window (Phragmites australis chromosome 21, lpPhrAust1.1, whole genome shotgun sequence):
TGGCATATGGGTGGTTGGAAAACTCGCTCAAGAAAAACTCGCAAGAAAAGGATATCTCCATGGGTAAGCACAAATGTAATTGTCAATGTGAAAATTAGGAGAGGAAGGAAAGATTGGTTTGGAGTCCACACAGGGAACCTCCTGGTGCACTGCACTTATATTCACAGCGTACCTGATCACTGCCGGACAGAGTGCAGAAACTGAATGTAACTAGAGaaatagagatagagagagattTACAGCAGGAGCAAGAGATATATACTACTCGTTTAAAAGCGCATCCCTATAATTATAAACTGCCAAAAGAAGAAACAAGCAAAAAATGAACAGAGTTTGCTTCTGTGTATCGATTCGGAAACTTAATGAAATTACTGTTCTTCATGATCAGGGAGATACCGTGGATATAAATGCTGCCAAccatttattttgttttcaaaGGGTTATCTAAAAATGGGATTTAATTGTTTATATTGTACCATGTTTGAGTTAAGATTATTTAGCCATCATCCATCAATGGATAAATTTCAATAACTACCTTTGGTTGTTTCAGCAGAACCTAGTGTGTTTTGGAGGGTTATCTTTAGCAAGTTTCAGCAGGGGATACACAACTAGGAAAAACAATAGCCGCTGGACACAAAAAGAAGTGGAGTCACTGGTAAACGGTGTATCAGAATACGGCGTTGGACGATGGACTGAGGTGAAGAGAACATATTTCTCACCATCGGTTCGAACAGCAGTAAATCTTAAGGTACGATAGATTAGTGTTACATTCCACaatgaagtaaatgcattaTTAGATGTTACTAGCAAATATCATGATCTTTTGCTATTTCATGGTTCAGGATAAATGGAGAAATTTGTTGAAAGCTTACGACGTCAAATATAAATCTAATAAGAAGGTGCTATTCTCTAATTGTGTGATAAACAGATGCATATTTGACTGCAGATTTCATAATTATCTTATATTTATTTAACTCGATCCAGGGGAAAATACAAAAAACAACGCAGCTGCATTTAGAACAACCATTGATCGATTGGATCAGGGAGTTAGCTGATAAGTATCGACAAGGCGATGAAGACACACTTAGCGACAGCAGCACGGATGCACAATCACTGGTTAGGTTCTAGCATATACTGTTAGCAGCATCTAAAAGAGGTCCTTTTTTTGGGAACAGCAAGCGATATGTATATGACACCACTGTGTAGATAGTAGTAGATATCCAATGAATTTTATCTTACCTAATTCTAAGACTGGCTGGCCCTCTGCAATTAGCTTGTCAATACTCTTATACTAGTATTAATGAAGTGGATGGAGCTTTCCTAATTCTGCTTCCGTTGTCTAGTTTTCCATTTCTTAGGAGCTGATATATTTATAGCATAGAAACGGGGTCATCTACAAGTTGCAGTGATACCAAATTCTTTTAGAGTGAAAACCTGCAGATTATATACGTCATTACATCTTCTGGACAGTGGTAATATTATTTTCTAGGAATTGAGACTAGCTCAGTTGATTGAGGGTGTGATGTACGTTTAGACCATCTAAATCCGAGTTATCTTAGACACAAATTTGAGtgactatttaaaaaaatagttatgtGCATCCTGGCATAGACTAGAAGTTGTActttcattatctaaaaaatatgtaaaaatttCTTGTTTGGCTTGCATATTCAGTTAACTGCATATGCATGtgtgttgttgctgctgccgaGCATGGTGACGCCACAATGCGCAAAGGCAAGCGCAGCGAAGCCGATGGAGCgtgcagagagagaggggggggggtgcccGATGGCAGTGCCCAAAGGCGGCCGTGACAAGAGAGCGCCCAGCGGTGGTGGCAGGGGAGCA
Coding sequences:
- the LOC133902981 gene encoding uncharacterized protein LOC133902981, which produces MEELELPFPWLPVDLSDLSWEQMELELSLVPMELPEQGLGDLLAEQLFGGFGLASTTAPRLQMEDHPKLDDADLDGWLKGLAGVSNTSPLPETNIHHQVDEASHSSWHMGGWKTRSRKTRKKRISPWQNLVCFGGLSLASFSRGYTTRKNNSRWTQKEVESLVNGVSEYGVGRWTEVKRTYFSPSVRTAVNLKDKWRNLLKAYDVKYKSNKKGKIQKTTQLHLEQPLIDWIRELADKYRQGDEDTLSDSSTDAQSLVRF